In one Bordetella pertussis 18323 genomic region, the following are encoded:
- a CDS encoding aspartate carbamoyltransferase, whose protein sequence is MSISQQAFLRDAMRRLNLTRDVFAGRIGVKRRALDTWLLPEGSQEFRAMPEVVERFVSEIVQNRDLLEKYTQSGQVGPLRDRIAVEGRHQLLSVDQFTRESVEDLFRVADMMQPIARRQKVSRVLEGAVLGNLFFEASTRTRVSFGAAFCRLGGSVCDTTGFTFSSMAKGESIYDTSRVMSGYVDAMVIRHPEQGSVAEFAEATNIPVVNGGDGPGEHPSQALLDLYTILTEFSRLGKLLDGAHIAMVGDLKYGRTVHSLIKLLALYKGVKFTLISPQGLEMPGYIVEQASRNGNVIEQKSTLAEGLAGADVIYATRVQKERFANEEAGEGYTADFQVSRAIIDAYCGPDTIVMHPLPRDSRPGSNDLSTDLNHDPRLAIFRQTDNGIPIRMAIFAVLLGVEGLVQHSMRDVTWQHPSHIGPDDSVFHGLD, encoded by the coding sequence ATGTCCATTTCCCAACAAGCCTTTCTGCGCGACGCCATGCGTCGTCTCAACCTGACGCGCGACGTGTTCGCCGGCCGCATCGGCGTGAAGCGCCGCGCGCTGGATACGTGGCTGCTGCCCGAAGGGTCGCAGGAGTTTCGCGCGATGCCCGAAGTGGTGGAGCGCTTCGTCAGTGAAATCGTGCAGAACCGCGACTTGCTGGAGAAATATACGCAGAGCGGGCAGGTAGGCCCCTTGCGCGACCGCATTGCCGTCGAAGGGCGCCATCAGCTGCTGTCGGTCGATCAATTCACCCGCGAATCGGTGGAAGACCTGTTCCGCGTGGCGGATATGATGCAACCCATTGCGCGCCGCCAGAAGGTGTCGCGGGTGCTGGAAGGCGCGGTGCTGGGCAACCTGTTCTTCGAGGCCAGCACGCGTACTCGCGTCAGCTTCGGCGCGGCGTTCTGCCGCCTGGGCGGTTCGGTCTGCGACACCACGGGCTTCACGTTCTCGTCCATGGCCAAGGGCGAGTCCATCTACGATACCAGCCGCGTGATGAGCGGCTACGTCGACGCCATGGTCATCCGCCATCCCGAACAGGGGTCGGTGGCGGAGTTCGCCGAGGCGACCAATATTCCGGTGGTCAATGGCGGCGATGGCCCGGGCGAACATCCCAGCCAGGCCCTGCTGGACCTGTACACCATCCTTACCGAGTTCTCGCGCCTGGGCAAGCTGCTCGACGGCGCGCACATCGCCATGGTCGGCGACCTGAAGTACGGCCGCACGGTGCACTCGCTGATCAAGCTGCTGGCGCTGTACAAGGGCGTGAAGTTCACGCTGATTTCGCCGCAGGGCCTGGAGATGCCCGGCTACATCGTCGAGCAGGCCAGCCGCAACGGCAATGTGATCGAACAGAAAAGCACGCTGGCCGAGGGCCTGGCGGGCGCGGACGTCATTTACGCCACGCGCGTGCAGAAAGAGCGCTTCGCCAACGAAGAGGCGGGCGAAGGCTACACGGCGGACTTCCAGGTCAGCCGCGCCATCATCGACGCCTACTGCGGTCCGGATACCATCGTCATGCACCCCTTGCCGCGCGACAGCCGGCCGGGGTCCAACGATCTGAGCACGGATCTGAACCACGACCCGCGCCTGGCGATTTTCCGCCAGACCGACAATGGTATTCCGATCCGGATGGCGATCTTCGCGGTGCTGCTGGGCGTGGAAGGGCTGGTGCAGCATTCGATGCGCGACGTGACGTGGCAGCATCCGTCGCACATCGGCCCCGACGATTCCGTCTTCCACGGCCTGGACTGA